From Flavobacterium alkalisoli, the proteins below share one genomic window:
- a CDS encoding YbjN domain-containing protein, whose protein sequence is MKDYFGVVKNYLNDLQLEIKYENAKNGIFMVNSEQDGIVNLIICVAHPIVIFEQFLFEVKPDANNVVFKALLQKNRDIIHGAFVLDDTGRKVIFRDSLQLENLDKNEFEATLNSLSLLLSEYSEQIINFSKN, encoded by the coding sequence ATGAAAGATTATTTTGGAGTGGTGAAAAATTACCTGAATGACCTTCAGCTTGAAATAAAATATGAAAATGCCAAGAATGGTATTTTTATGGTAAACAGCGAGCAGGATGGTATTGTTAACCTTATTATATGTGTGGCACATCCTATCGTGATTTTTGAGCAGTTCTTATTTGAGGTCAAACCAGACGCTAATAACGTCGTCTTTAAGGCGCTCCTTCAAAAAAACCGCGACATTATTCACGGCGCATTTGTTCTTGACGATACAGGGAGAAAAGTAATTTTCAGAGACTCCCTTCAGCTCGAAAATTTAGATAAAAACGAGTTTGAGGCAACATTAAATTCGCTCAGCCTGCTGTTGAGTGAGTATTCTGAACAGATTATTAACTTTTCAAAAAATTAA
- a CDS encoding helix-turn-helix domain-containing protein, which produces MFGKNLKKIRSVRNMSQQEFSELFDLKRATLGAYEEERSNPKIDTVIKIANYFSIGLEELLTKELTVNRLLRFNEAITTESSYNNDDFDTIPCITEEVKTRYLDNFANNISNEDLPTVKLPHVTGKDKMAFVIDDLTMSGGTNGFFPKDTIIGANVPLTELANLSGELSVVITKDQLYFRKLTYNNNTVMLTANHPGVEPVLLSTGDIKAAWRIIHVFRYTMHSDSNALEQRLAQLENTIASLRQKPW; this is translated from the coding sequence ATGTTTGGAAAGAACCTCAAAAAAATACGCAGTGTAAGAAATATGAGTCAGCAGGAATTCTCAGAACTGTTTGATTTAAAGCGCGCTACGCTTGGAGCATACGAAGAAGAGCGCAGTAATCCTAAAATTGACACCGTGATAAAAATTGCTAATTATTTTAGCATTGGTTTGGAAGAACTACTAACGAAAGAGCTAACCGTAAACCGTTTATTACGCTTTAATGAGGCTATAACTACCGAATCATCCTACAATAATGATGATTTTGACACTATACCCTGTATAACAGAAGAAGTAAAAACAAGGTATTTGGATAACTTTGCTAATAATATTAGCAATGAAGACCTGCCAACGGTAAAATTACCCCATGTGACCGGCAAAGATAAAATGGCTTTTGTGATTGATGATCTTACCATGAGTGGCGGAACTAATGGCTTTTTTCCAAAAGATACTATAATAGGTGCAAATGTTCCGCTAACGGAATTAGCAAACCTTTCGGGTGAGTTAAGTGTAGTAATAACAAAAGACCAGCTTTATTTCAGGAAGCTTACCTATAATAATAATACCGTAATGCTAACCGCAAACCACCCCGGGGTGGAGCCCGTATTATTAAGCACCGGAGATATAAAAGCTGCATGGCGTATTATACATGTTTTTCGCTATACTATGCACAGCGACAGCAATGCTCTGGAACAGCGTTTGGCACAACTTGAAAACACTATTGCCTCGCTAAGACAAAAACCATGGTAG
- a CDS encoding fasciclin domain-containing protein yields the protein MKLQDIFKQALLLVFFAVTLNSCSSDDDNNMVNEGNSIADIAAKTENLSILTQALTKADLTLTLDGSGEFTVFAPTNAAFTAFLQAKGFATLDDVPTPVLKEILLNHVISGEVTSSSISTGYVKTLAKGSASAENTLSMYINTVQGVVLNGGTANGGAMVTSADIMADNGVIHIVNGVIDLPTIVTHAVANPDFSILVQALTRNDQPDFAGILSGTENSPFTVFAPNNTAFVSLLAELELTGLSDIPQAVLENTLKYHVVVNNNVLSTDLTNNMEVTTFQGDTFTVNLNGGATITDANNRTSTIIATDVQASNGVIHAINTVILPSL from the coding sequence ATGAAACTACAAGACATTTTTAAGCAAGCATTATTGTTAGTATTTTTTGCTGTTACATTAAATTCATGTAGTAGTGATGATGACAACAATATGGTTAACGAAGGTAACTCTATTGCTGACATTGCAGCCAAAACAGAGAATCTTAGTATTTTGACGCAGGCTTTAACAAAGGCCGATTTAACCTTAACCCTTGACGGTAGTGGTGAATTCACAGTATTTGCCCCTACAAATGCAGCTTTTACAGCATTTTTACAGGCAAAAGGGTTTGCTACATTAGATGATGTACCTACACCTGTACTTAAAGAAATATTACTTAACCATGTTATAAGTGGTGAAGTAACTTCATCTTCTATTTCTACAGGTTATGTAAAAACTTTAGCAAAAGGCAGCGCGTCTGCCGAAAACACATTAAGTATGTATATAAATACTGTTCAGGGAGTAGTACTTAATGGCGGTACAGCTAACGGCGGAGCAATGGTAACTTCTGCAGATATTATGGCAGATAATGGTGTGATACATATTGTAAATGGTGTTATAGACCTACCCACAATAGTAACACATGCAGTAGCAAATCCTGATTTCAGCATTTTAGTTCAGGCCTTAACAAGAAATGACCAGCCTGATTTTGCAGGAATATTATCAGGTACTGAAAATTCGCCATTCACAGTATTTGCCCCAAACAACACTGCGTTTGTTAGTTTACTTGCTGAACTTGAACTTACAGGTTTAAGTGATATCCCGCAGGCAGTATTAGAAAACACTCTAAAATATCATGTTGTAGTTAACAACAATGTATTAAGTACAGATCTTACTAATAATATGGAGGTAACTACATTCCAGGGAGATACATTTACTGTTAATCTTAACGGAGGTGCAACAATTACTGATGCTAACAACAGAACAAGTACGATTATTGCTACCGATGTACAGGCTTCTAATGGTGTTATTCATGCTATAAACACCGTTATATTACCAAGCTTATAA
- a CDS encoding single-stranded DNA-binding protein, with translation MNALKNKVQLIGNAGNDPEIKIFEAGKKLARLIIATNENYFNDKGEKVTDTQWHTVTAWGKTAEIIEKYVKKGKEIAVEGKLTHRSYDDKNGEKRYITEVLVSDVLLFGK, from the coding sequence ATGAATGCATTAAAGAACAAAGTACAGTTAATAGGTAACGCAGGTAACGATCCTGAGATTAAAATTTTTGAAGCCGGTAAAAAGCTGGCAAGGCTTATAATAGCCACAAACGAAAACTATTTTAACGACAAAGGGGAAAAAGTTACCGACACACAGTGGCACACGGTAACCGCCTGGGGCAAAACAGCGGAGATTATAGAAAAGTATGTAAAGAAAGGAAAAGAGATAGCGGTTGAAGGTAAGCTTACCCACAGGAGCTATGACGATAAGAACGGGGAGAAACGATACATAACCGAAGTACTGGTTAGCGATGTTTTACTGTTTGGTAAATAA
- a CDS encoding DUF6000 family protein — MNLKDILNHSAGAIIRHKNPFKKLPVPKNKRELPQEFINKWVAPCYMDLLSREHNQGLIIRLTERKNEITSDVIDNCLGDFNWRSRQTGAYFAAVTNRNEYVKSIGNLLLKSEVCYAGKVYCLVLAYFNTKESVTFLNTYLKFYLKQPDLWFDQKEAMQALAYLDKVNGTNNLLKHYDNWIKFIENKPNWEKDITTEFIENNIAIIEAINKRNI; from the coding sequence ATGAATTTAAAAGACATTCTTAATCACTCGGCAGGGGCAATCATAAGACACAAAAATCCTTTTAAAAAATTGCCCGTTCCTAAAAATAAGAGAGAGTTACCCCAGGAATTTATCAATAAATGGGTCGCACCTTGTTATATGGATTTATTAAGCCGAGAACATAACCAAGGCCTAATAATTCGTTTAACGGAACGAAAAAATGAAATAACAAGTGATGTAATAGATAATTGTTTAGGCGACTTTAACTGGCGTTCAAGGCAAACAGGAGCTTATTTTGCTGCCGTTACTAACAGAAATGAATATGTAAAAAGTATAGGAAACCTTCTTTTAAAAAGCGAAGTATGTTATGCCGGTAAAGTGTATTGTTTAGTACTCGCCTATTTTAATACTAAAGAGAGTGTAACTTTTTTAAACACCTATTTAAAATTTTATCTAAAACAGCCTGATTTATGGTTTGATCAAAAAGAAGCAATGCAGGCTTTAGCTTATCTTGACAAGGTTAACGGCACAAACAACCTTTTAAAGCATTATGATAACTGGATAAAGTTTATTGAAAACAAACCAAACTGGGAAAAAGATATAACTACTGAATTTATTGAAAATAATATTGCAATTATAGAGGCTATTAATAAAAGAAATATTTAA
- a CDS encoding bifunctional GNAT family N-acetyltransferase/carbon-nitrogen hydrolase family protein, producing the protein MQIEINKVELRNLQIEDYKQLKISMQHAYNDMEEPYWTEKDIEKLLKIFPEGQLVILVDGKVVGSALSLIVDYKKATSVHTYDKITGNSSFKTHDYDGEVLYGIDVFIHPEYRGLRLGRRLYDARKELCEQLNLKSIIFAGRIPNYNEHAKDLTPKQYIDKVRLKELHDPVLSFQLSNDFHVIRVMRNYLEGDKSSQEYAVLMEWNNIYYDKSPKLINTRKSVVRLGLVQWQMRPLANLEALFEQAEFFIDAVSGYGSDFALFPELFVAPLMADFNHLSEADAIREISRYCEPIKKRFQEMAISYNINIITGSMPLFENGHLYNVGFLCKRDGSSEMYSKIHITPNEVHYWGMKGGSEIKTFDTDCGKIGIMICYDVEFPELSRLMSDEGMEILFVPFLTDTQNGYTRVKHCAQARAIENECYVAIAGCVGNLPRVNNMDIQYAQTAVFTPSDFAFPSNGVKAETTPNTEMTLIVDIDLDLLKELHEYGSVRILKDRRHDLYKIKKVTPAKAETTENKTTKK; encoded by the coding sequence ATGCAGATTGAAATTAATAAGGTTGAACTACGCAACCTTCAGATTGAGGATTACAAACAGTTAAAGATTTCCATGCAGCATGCCTATAACGACATGGAAGAACCTTACTGGACGGAGAAGGATATTGAAAAACTGCTGAAAATTTTCCCCGAAGGGCAACTTGTAATTTTAGTGGACGGAAAAGTGGTGGGTTCTGCCCTGTCGCTTATTGTTGACTATAAAAAAGCCACATCGGTACACACGTATGATAAGATTACGGGTAACTCTTCCTTCAAAACACACGATTATGATGGCGAGGTATTATATGGTATAGATGTTTTTATACACCCTGAATACCGCGGACTGCGTTTAGGCAGGCGTTTATATGATGCCCGAAAAGAACTGTGCGAACAACTTAACCTTAAGTCCATAATATTTGCCGGAAGAATTCCTAACTACAATGAGCACGCTAAGGATCTTACCCCAAAACAATATATAGATAAGGTGCGCCTAAAGGAACTGCATGACCCTGTACTGTCCTTTCAGTTAAGTAACGACTTTCATGTTATACGTGTAATGCGCAATTACCTTGAAGGCGATAAGAGCTCACAGGAGTATGCGGTATTGATGGAATGGAATAATATCTATTACGACAAAAGCCCTAAACTTATTAATACCCGTAAAAGCGTTGTGCGTTTAGGACTGGTACAATGGCAAATGCGCCCGTTAGCAAATTTGGAGGCATTGTTTGAGCAGGCCGAATTCTTTATCGATGCCGTATCAGGTTATGGTAGTGACTTTGCCCTGTTCCCGGAACTGTTTGTGGCTCCGCTTATGGCCGACTTTAACCACCTTAGCGAAGCCGATGCAATTAGGGAAATTTCGCGTTATTGCGAGCCTATCAAAAAGCGTTTTCAGGAAATGGCTATTTCCTATAATATAAATATCATTACCGGAAGTATGCCGCTATTTGAAAACGGCCACCTGTATAATGTAGGTTTCCTTTGTAAGAGAGACGGTAGTAGTGAAATGTATTCTAAAATACACATAACACCTAACGAAGTGCATTACTGGGGTATGAAGGGCGGAAGTGAGATCAAGACCTTTGATACCGATTGTGGTAAAATAGGGATTATGATATGCTATGATGTGGAGTTTCCGGAACTTTCAAGACTGATGTCTGACGAAGGTATGGAAATACTGTTTGTGCCTTTCCTTACCGATACCCAAAACGGTTATACCCGCGTAAAACACTGTGCCCAGGCACGTGCCATAGAAAACGAATGTTATGTTGCCATTGCCGGATGTGTAGGAAACCTGCCAAGGGTAAACAACATGGACATACAGTATGCGCAAACAGCTGTATTTACCCCGTCTGACTTTGCTTTTCCTTCTAACGGAGTAAAAGCAGAAACAACCCCTAATACAGAGATGACCCTAATCGTAGACATTGACCTCGATTTATTGAAAGAGCTGCACGAATATGGTAGTGTACGTATTTTAAAAGACCGTAGGCATGACTTGTATAAAATAAAAAAGGTAACACCTGCAAAGGCTGAAACTACAGAAAATAAAACAACCAAAAAATAA
- a CDS encoding SDR family oxidoreductase produces the protein MQISILGIGWLGLPLAQSLLQKGFTVKGSVTSAEKLELLKEHNIIPYQVSLTANTVEGDIANFLSKSDVLIINIPPKLRNADSENFTDKIKALIPYIEQSGIEKVLFVSSISVYGEKNAGIVTEETTPFPDTESGKQLLETEKLLSENKKFKTTLLRFAGLIGAERHPVYHLAGKENLPNANTPVNLIDRNDCVAVIEKIIEKNTWEETFNAASPEHPTRKEYYTKKAKELNLTAPTFLTDDKKEGKIISSEKITSVLGHLFNNL, from the coding sequence ATGCAGATATCAATTTTAGGGATTGGATGGTTGGGGCTGCCATTGGCACAGTCATTACTTCAAAAAGGATTTACAGTTAAGGGATCAGTCACTTCGGCTGAAAAGCTGGAATTACTGAAAGAACATAATATTATTCCTTATCAGGTTTCACTAACAGCTAACACCGTTGAAGGAGACATTGCTAATTTCCTTAGCAAAAGTGATGTGCTTATTATAAACATCCCTCCAAAGCTTCGTAATGCCGATAGTGAAAACTTTACAGATAAGATTAAAGCTCTTATTCCTTACATAGAACAATCGGGTATAGAAAAAGTGCTTTTTGTAAGTTCCATTTCTGTTTATGGTGAAAAGAACGCAGGTATAGTTACCGAAGAGACTACTCCGTTCCCTGATACAGAATCAGGAAAACAATTACTGGAAACCGAGAAGCTTTTATCAGAAAACAAGAAATTCAAAACAACCCTATTGCGTTTTGCAGGGCTGATAGGCGCGGAAAGGCATCCTGTTTATCATCTTGCAGGAAAAGAGAATTTACCAAATGCCAACACTCCTGTTAACCTTATTGACAGAAATGATTGTGTAGCTGTGATAGAAAAGATTATCGAAAAAAACACTTGGGAAGAAACTTTTAATGCTGCCAGTCCGGAACATCCTACACGAAAAGAATATTATACCAAAAAAGCAAAGGAATTAAACTTAACTGCCCCAACCTTTCTTACTGACGATAAGAAAGAAGGAAAAATTATTTCTTCTGAAAAAATAACTTCCGTGTTGGGACACCTGTTTAATAATTTATAA
- a CDS encoding response regulator — protein MKNSLHVLAIDDHVVVLEGYHSIFRNLEVTPPHGLFFTKATDCKTGYDAVTSSTTPFDVAVIDYSIPHFAEKKLFSGADIAMLIRNQMPDCKIIMMTMHKEMDIMDRILQKINPEGFINKSDCSTDELVNGFGKVLSNEVFRSKTVADFIKRAENGIVLDATDMKIIQLLSKGIKNKNLEKYIPLSASAIEKRKYKLKRLLDVKGDDEDLIRTARKQGYL, from the coding sequence TTGAAAAATTCGTTGCATGTTCTTGCCATTGACGATCATGTGGTGGTTCTTGAAGGCTACCACTCAATCTTTAGAAATTTAGAAGTAACTCCTCCCCACGGATTATTTTTTACTAAAGCAACTGACTGTAAAACTGGCTATGATGCTGTAACAAGCAGCACCACGCCTTTTGATGTAGCGGTTATAGATTATAGTATACCACATTTTGCCGAGAAAAAATTATTCTCCGGTGCAGATATTGCTATGCTTATTCGTAACCAGATGCCCGACTGTAAAATAATTATGATGACTATGCATAAAGAAATGGACATCATGGATAGGATTTTGCAAAAAATAAACCCTGAAGGATTTATTAATAAGAGTGATTGTAGTACTGATGAACTTGTAAATGGGTTTGGTAAAGTGCTCTCTAATGAGGTTTTTCGTTCTAAAACAGTTGCTGACTTTATAAAACGTGCCGAAAACGGGATTGTTCTCGATGCGACCGATATGAAGATAATACAACTGCTTTCCAAAGGAATAAAAAACAAAAATCTTGAAAAATATATACCGCTTTCTGCCAGTGCCATAGAAAAAAGAAAATATAAACTTAAACGGCTACTGGATGTAAAAGGCGATGATGAAGATTTAATTCGTACAGCCCGAAAACAGGGATATCTTTAA
- a CDS encoding M13 family metallopeptidase, whose amino-acid sequence MKLDKNFKIAAAALVLGTGICSAQKQETHGINLSYMDKKVSPADDFFRYVNGTWIDQTEIPGNKTRWGSFDELRENTNNDALQILKEAAANRNYTADTDAGKAGRLYRSIMDTVARNKSGIAPIQPYLRRIDQVKDVHGLQQLLSDMEPEGGLGFFNLGVGADAKDSNKNVLYIGPGALGLPDRDYYVSDDDDSKEKKEKYEQHVARMLKYIDYSDKDAKDAAKRIVALETAMAEPRLDRVERRDDRKTYNPMAVNDLRGLTPIVDWKKFLNDTGIGNIDTLVVSQPRYMKALQAILAKGDVKTWKDYLKWTLINKSSGYLTTDIETADWEFYNKTLRGALKEESRDKNALQTVNGTIGEALGKLYVEKKFPAEAKVKAESMIKNVILAYENRINNLPWMAKSTKQNAIDKLRRLRVKIGYPDKWKDYSQLTVKGPEEGGTYFANMKAIARWRFNQDKEDLKKPVNKDEWHMAPQIVNAYFNPAYNEIVFPAGILQPPFYDYKADEAVNYGGIGAVIGHEISHGFDDSGSRYNADGNLVNWWSDTDLDQFTGLGGALADQYSKLQPLPGIYVDGKFTLGENIGDLGGVNAAFDGLQLYLKEHGNPGLIDGYTPEQRFFISWATIWRTKMRDEAIKNQVKTDPHSPGMYRAYVPLQNIDAFYKAFNIKEGNGMYLAPDDRVKIW is encoded by the coding sequence ATGAAATTAGATAAAAATTTTAAAATTGCTGCTGCAGCACTTGTATTAGGTACAGGTATTTGTAGTGCGCAAAAGCAGGAAACACATGGTATTAACCTGTCTTATATGGATAAGAAAGTTAGCCCTGCAGATGACTTTTTCAGATATGTGAACGGAACCTGGATAGACCAGACAGAGATTCCCGGAAACAAAACCCGTTGGGGTAGCTTTGATGAGCTAAGAGAGAATACCAATAACGATGCGCTGCAAATACTTAAGGAAGCAGCTGCTAACCGCAACTATACTGCAGATACTGATGCCGGTAAGGCAGGAAGGCTATACAGGTCTATTATGGATACTGTTGCCCGTAATAAATCAGGAATAGCACCTATACAGCCTTATTTAAGAAGAATTGACCAGGTTAAGGATGTACACGGCCTGCAACAATTACTTAGTGATATGGAACCGGAAGGAGGCCTTGGATTTTTTAATTTAGGTGTAGGAGCTGATGCTAAAGACAGTAATAAGAATGTACTTTATATAGGGCCTGGTGCTCTTGGTTTACCGGACAGGGATTACTACGTTTCTGACGATGACGATTCTAAAGAGAAAAAAGAAAAGTATGAGCAGCATGTTGCAAGAATGCTTAAATATATTGACTACAGCGATAAGGATGCAAAAGATGCTGCAAAAAGAATTGTAGCTCTTGAGACTGCTATGGCTGAGCCAAGACTTGACAGGGTAGAGCGTCGTGATGACAGGAAAACCTATAACCCAATGGCTGTAAACGATCTTAGAGGACTTACACCAATAGTAGACTGGAAAAAATTCCTTAACGATACAGGTATAGGAAACATAGATACTCTTGTGGTATCTCAGCCAAGATATATGAAAGCTCTACAGGCTATTTTAGCTAAAGGAGATGTAAAAACATGGAAAGATTACCTGAAATGGACACTTATAAACAAGTCTTCAGGATATCTTACTACTGATATAGAAACTGCCGACTGGGAGTTTTACAATAAAACACTTAGAGGTGCACTTAAAGAGGAAAGCCGCGATAAGAATGCACTGCAAACGGTTAACGGTACAATAGGAGAAGCCCTTGGTAAACTTTATGTTGAGAAAAAATTCCCTGCAGAGGCTAAGGTAAAAGCAGAAAGCATGATTAAAAATGTAATACTTGCTTATGAGAACCGTATCAATAACCTGCCATGGATGGCAAAGAGCACGAAGCAAAATGCTATTGACAAATTAAGAAGACTTAGAGTTAAGATAGGTTACCCTGATAAATGGAAAGATTATTCTCAGCTTACCGTTAAAGGGCCTGAAGAAGGAGGTACTTATTTTGCTAACATGAAAGCTATTGCACGCTGGAGATTTAATCAGGATAAAGAAGATCTTAAAAAGCCGGTTAATAAAGATGAGTGGCACATGGCTCCTCAAATTGTAAATGCTTACTTTAATCCTGCTTATAACGAAATTGTATTCCCTGCCGGTATATTACAGCCGCCATTCTACGATTATAAGGCAGACGAAGCTGTAAACTACGGAGGCATTGGTGCAGTAATAGGCCACGAAATATCTCACGGTTTTGATGATAGCGGTTCACGTTATAATGCAGATGGTAACCTTGTTAACTGGTGGAGTGATACCGATCTTGATCAGTTTACAGGTCTTGGAGGTGCTTTAGCAGATCAGTACAGCAAGTTACAACCATTACCGGGTATCTATGTAGACGGTAAATTTACTTTAGGAGAAAACATTGGTGACCTTGGAGGTGTAAATGCTGCTTTTGATGGTTTACAACTTTATCTTAAAGAGCACGGAAACCCAGGGTTAATAGACGGGTACACTCCTGAGCAGCGTTTCTTTATTTCATGGGCTACTATCTGGAGAACAAAAATGAGAGATGAGGCTATTAAAAATCAGGTTAAAACCGATCCGCACTCACCGGGTATGTACAGGGCTTATGTGCCTCTTCAAAATATTGATGCTTTCTATAAAGCTTTCAATATTAAAGAGGGTAATGGTATGTATTTAGCACCGGATGACAGAGTAAAAATTTGGTAG
- a CDS encoding SCO family protein: MLSFFKKYRTFFVVFFILSAIILVLFYSALKPQKRLQVYNPSDVNPELVDTTIQYVARDHKIADFAFVNQNGDTITQKDYEGKVYVADFFFTTCPTICPIMTDNMVWLQDKIKDNPNVMLLSHSVTPDIDSPEVLKDYAEKKGVIENGRWNLVTGDKKDIYYIARKSYLAVKTTTSDELYDMVHTENFILVDQKGRIRGFYNGTNLDQEVEGEKNVKQLLEDINWLCEHEK, translated from the coding sequence ATGCTTTCATTCTTTAAAAAATACAGGACTTTTTTCGTTGTATTCTTTATACTCTCAGCAATAATACTGGTATTATTTTACTCGGCATTAAAGCCTCAAAAAAGGCTTCAGGTTTACAATCCGTCCGATGTAAATCCGGAACTTGTAGACACTACTATACAGTACGTTGCACGCGACCATAAAATTGCAGACTTTGCCTTTGTTAACCAAAACGGAGATACCATTACTCAAAAGGACTATGAGGGTAAAGTATATGTTGCCGATTTCTTTTTCACTACCTGCCCTACCATTTGCCCTATAATGACAGATAATATGGTGTGGCTGCAGGACAAAATCAAAGACAACCCCAATGTTATGCTGTTATCACATTCGGTTACTCCCGATATTGACAGTCCTGAAGTTCTAAAGGATTATGCGGAAAAGAAAGGGGTTATAGAAAATGGCAGATGGAACCTGGTAACAGGAGATAAAAAAGACATTTATTACATAGCCCGAAAATCATATCTGGCAGTAAAAACCACTACTTCAGATGAGTTGTATGATATGGTACATACCGAGAATTTTATACTGGTAGACCAGAAAGGAAGGATTCGTGGTTTTTATAACGGAACCAACTTAGACCAGGAAGTGGAAGGCGAAAAAAATGTTAAACAACTGCTGGAAGATATTAATTGGCTTTGCGAGCACGAAAAGTGA
- a CDS encoding FeoA family protein gives MKTSLAGLKKGQKAIITDFNIDAIPLKLLEMGCLPGNFVELLQVAPLGDPIYINVNDSHVAIRLETAEEIDVEIIETI, from the coding sequence TTGAAAACTTCACTTGCAGGGCTAAAAAAAGGACAAAAGGCCATCATTACCGATTTTAATATTGATGCCATCCCGTTAAAGTTACTTGAAATGGGGTGCCTTCCCGGCAATTTTGTGGAACTTTTACAAGTTGCCCCCCTGGGGGATCCAATCTACATTAATGTAAACGACAGCCATGTAGCCATAAGGCTGGAAACTGCCGAAGAAATTGATGTTGAAATAATTGAAACGATTTAA